Below is a genomic region from Rhinatrema bivittatum chromosome 8, aRhiBiv1.1, whole genome shotgun sequence.
AATTAACTGGCATCTTGTTCCTTTAGCTATTATTGAAATGGACTCCTAAGCGTGTCCTCGTGACAAGTGGCCTGCATCACTAGGTGCAGCAAGCACGTTTTCAGTGCCATCAAGATCACCAGGAATGAGCCAGCCTCGCTGATTGACTTCTTGCCAACGCTGACTATCTATGTTTTGAAGGCAAATCCACCCCAGGCTGCATGTCCAACATCCAGTACATAACCCGTTTCTGTCCACCCAAGCAGGTTTAATGACGGGATGAAGATGGGTTACTATTTTCACTAACTTGGTATGTGCAAATAATTAGGCTTCTTACCACAATAATGAATTGGTGAAATTTTAGCTGTGGTATGTGGACTCTTGGTTATTACTTTGCTACAAGAGGATTCAGAAAACCCATTTTGGCAATCTTGTCACTGCTGCTTGTAACATTACTGCTCTCCCGCTTCCCACTATGCCCTATCTACTTTGTTCATTTTTAGGGTTTTTTATTCTGCAAATTCCATAGCAGTGTAGTCTAACTGACTGGTCATGCTTCACCATCCTTAGCTTCTGCATAAGGACATAACCCCTTACCAAAGTGGATCATAAAGAAGTCGGTCTAGTTCTGTTGTCCTGTCTCTTGATGGTGGCAAACAGCCAGATATAGAGGAAATGTATAAGAAGTGGGGCTTTTGTAGAGTTGTCCATCTGCCTGTCAGACTCTTCCAGTTTTTAATAGTCAGGTATAGGAGAACACTGAACCCAGGATGACATTCCGACCATAGGCACCAGCTTCCTGGTGCTTGAGCATCCCCAATCTAATTCATACCGCTAACTCTCCCACACTGGACAGTCTATTTTCTCACTTCATGAACAAGAACTCCAGCTGATGGTTTGTGACAGCTCTGTTCTGTCTTTACTCCAAAGCCTGGCAGCCAGCAACACATGAAAACAGTCACAGGGACGCGAAGCATGCATAGTCACCTCTTTCCTCTGCTTTCGACATTTCTGTTCAAAACAGAAGTGCATTggttggagaaggagggagggctGCGGGGACCAGCTCTTGAGTCCTTATGGCCTATGCTGCTGGCTCTGCAGGATGGAGATGAAGAAttaaaggagagaggaggaaaggtgAGCATTAGGTGTGAGCAGGGGGAAGATAGATGAATGGAAGggatgggtggggaggagagatgaGCAATGGGAATGgataaaggagagagaggaggaaggatagAGATGAAGGGTGGGTGTGGAAAAAGATGAAGGAAGGAAGCATGGGTGGAGGAGAAAGGAGATAAGGAAAAAGAAGGGAAGCGTTTGAGAGGGTGGGGAAAGATACGTTTGTGAGAAGAAAAGGCAGCAGGGGAAGGGCAAGGGAAAGAAATAATAGATAGGATAAGAGAAATAAAAGGATAAACAAAGAAATGAGACGTAGGGATGCCATAAGGAAAACCTGGGTTAGCACTTTCAgcccctcggtatttctctgtctccagcagatggaggaagtgcaaaacctgcagttctgaacctcaaaaaaaaaaaaataggaaaagagaTTTCTTCCAAGAGGATTATCTTCctaggaggttggcaggtcctggttcTGGGAGGGATGGACAAGCAGGGGTGGAGACACCAAAATTGCTCTGATTGCCACGCTGGAGGTCTGAAAGTTGGCGGTCCAGTTTACCTCATCTCCCAGAGTTCAGGGGGAAAAGCCTTTGCCAGACTTCAGATTaatctggtctttttttttttttttcttctgttgtgtCTGGTCTTGCTGGTTTTAATTGTAAGttgtgttacaaaaaaaaaaaaaagttgagaagaGTTCGGACAGCATATTGCTTTGCCTTGTCTCTGTTTTCTCTTGGGGCCAGTAGTGCAGGGAGGCAGCtcggggggattttttttttttcttctctggctcccggtgttttttatttttttcttcccccttGTCAGCTGTCTTCTGCATGGTCAGCGTGGCGCACAGACTTGCCTAAGTAGCTTAGCTGCTCTGTTTTCAGCTGCGATTCCCATATAATCTGTCACGGGATGGCCACTGCTTTCGATGTCTCGGCAGGGGAAGCACGTCGGGACGGTCTGCGGCAGCTTCTTCTCTGCATCGTTGGTCCAGGGGGCTGAAAGCTGCACAGTGTGAGGCCGACGATCCCTTCCCACTGAGCacaggaacagtggccattttggagaCTTTTGCCGCTAAGTCCCAGCCTGCAGTGGGGGGAGGGTATCTCCCGCCGGCACTTTCACCAATTGATTAAGTCCTGAAGAGGCCCAGGGGCCCACGGAGGGCAGTCGGGGGAGGTCTCAGATCTTCTGGAGGAGGATTCTGGGACTTTCTCTCTTTTTTCGCCCAAATTTGTGATTTTAATGCACAGGGCTGTTCTAGCCCGTCAGGCCACAGGGCGGCCCTCTTGCATGCACAGGGCAGTTGAACCCTCTTCCGGGAAAAAGCCCAAGTTTTCCAAGTCCTCGGGGCCACCAGGATTCGGAGGATTCGTGGTCCCTCAATATCAGGGGCTTCTGAGGAGGTTTCCTCGGATGGTTCTGATAGAGGTTTGTCGCAGGGGGATGGCACCCTGGACGCGGAGCTGGATCGAGGCCTGCAGGAACTGACCAAGGAGCCGGCAAAGGTTCCCCACTATGGACGGGGACAATCCCAAGGTGCTTCGCCTTTTTCAGAGGGAGGAGCCTGGGTTTCCTGATTCTGGCTGTCATGGCAGAGTTGGGTATTCCGGTCCCTCAAGAGGAATTGGATCATGAGAAATTGGATCCGGTCATGGCGGGCTTACGGGGTCTGGCTAAGACTTTTCTGTTTCACAAGTCTGTGAAACAGTTGATGGTCAAGGAGTGGGACACTCAGGAGACTGGCGTTAAGGTGAGTTTGACTATCGATAAGCTGTATCCATTGCCCGAGAAAACACTGGAGCTCCTGCGGGTTCCAAAGGCAGATGCCTCCGTCTCCGCAGTTACCAAGAAAACGAGCATCCCAGTGGCAGGGGCCGTGGCTCTGAAGGATTTACAGGACAAAAAAGCTGGAGGTGTACCTAAAGaaaatttttgaggtgtctgcacTGGGCATCCGGGCGGCTGTCTGCAGTAGTTTTATGCTTAGAGCATCTTTGCaatgggtgcagcagcttcaggAGAGCAGAATTTTGTCACTCTGAGACTCAGCGCACGGAGCATCTCGAGCCTGCAGTCGCTTATGGCACTGATGCCCTATATGACATATTCATACTTCGTTCAGGACAATGGTGTCCATGGTCTCTGCCAGGAGACTCCTTTGGTTAAGAAATTGGTCGGCTAATGTCTCCTCTAAAGCTCAATTTGGGGCACTGTCAattaagggcaagctcctcttCGGTGAAGACCTGGAACAGCTGATGAAGCTTTTGGGTGTGAAAATAAGGTTCACAAATTGCCGGAAGACAAGCCCAAGGGGTCTCTTCCAACATGCTCTTGTTTTCGTGGTCAAAGGTGTTTTTGACAGAGAAGAGCTCCGGCTACGGGACAGACAGGCCTCAGGGAGGTCACAGTCCGGGAACCAATCCTTTCAGGCCCATAGAGTGGGCAGGGAGGTCTCCAGCCAGGGTCCTGGTGGCAAGCCTACATAATGAAGCGAGGCTGGCCCATTCTTCTGTCCCGAGGCTAGGAGGTTGTCTCATgcattttacaaggagtgggccaagataaCGTCAGGCCAGTGGGTCATAAGCATGATAGGaaaaggttacgctttagaatttgttcGGCCGCTCAGGAGTTTCTTTATGGGGTCCTTCTGTGGCTCGGCAAGAAAGGAGTTGGTTGTACGGCATCTGCGTATGTTAGTGGCCATAGTCCTGTTTCTCCGCACAAGCGAGGGAGGGgatgttattccatctattttgtggtccccaaaaaggagggcacttttcatTCAATTCTGGACTTAAAGAAGGTGACTCTAACTCTCAAAATGCCTTGGTTTCGGATGGAAACTTTTGGTCCATCATTGTGGCTGTTCGGACAGGGAGTTCCTGGCGTccttggatctgacagaggcataACTGCACATCGGGACCTGTCTGGACCATCGGAGATTTCTCCGGTTCTTGATActaggagaacattttcaattttgcgctctCCTGTTCGGTTTAGCAACAGCTCcatggaccttcaccaaggtgatggtagtggtggcgtgGCCCTCAGGAGGGAAGGTGttctggtgcacccatatctagatgattggctggttCGAGTGAAGTCGCAGGACCTATGCAGGCAAATGGTGGAAGTGATGATGCGCCGCTTGCAATCGCTGGGTTGGGTAGTGAACCTATCCAAGAGCCACCATCTTCTCTCACAAGTTTTGAATTTTCTGGGGGCACGTTTTGACACCTGAATggggaaggtttttctcccaGAGGAGCGCATGctcaagttgcagtctcaggtTTGGCGTCTCTGGTGGGCAAGATACTCTGAAGAATAGAGGTCCGCCCAGGAAGAGTGATTCTGGTGGTTCCATAGTGGCCTCAACGATCTTGGTTTGTTGACctggtcaatctagcagtggacggtcCATTGAGGCTGGGCCATCTTCCAAATCTGCTTTGtcaaggtcccgtatttttctatctggcagatcgcttttgtgtatcggcttggcttttgagcggcAGCATTTAGGAAAAAGGGATATCCGGAGGATGTTATCACCACGTTGTTGCAAGCTCGTAAGTCGTCCACCTCTTTGGCTTATGCTAGGGTATGGAGGGTTTTCGAGTCTTGGTGTGCTCATAAAAAAATTGACCCTCTGCAAGCCTCATTGTCGCAGATTCTGGCTTTCTTGCAGAATGGGCTGGTTAAGATTTAGCATTCAATTCCTTGCGTGTACAGGTCTCTGCCCTGGCTGGTTTTCAGGGCAAAATCCATGGAAGGCCCTTGGCAgcgcatccagatgtggtgcgttttcttaGGGGTGCAAAGCATTTGCGCCCTCCTACTCGTGCTGTTTGTCAgtcttggagccttaatttggtcctcGAGGGCTTATGTGTGGGACCTTTGAGCCTCTTAGAAGGGCTACCATTAAGTATCTCACTCTGAagatggttttcttggtggctaattgttcagccagaagggttTCGGAGATTCAGCCCTTGTactgcagggagcctttcttatGGATCTCGGACTCGGGAGTCTCATTGAGGACTGTTCTgtcttttctgcctaaggtggtgtcagcgTTCCACTTgagtcagtcggtggagcttcggGCTTTTCAGAACCTAGAGTCAGGTTCAACTCATGCTTCAGAGTTAAGGCGTTTGGATGTCCGGCGGGCCTTGTTGCAGTATTTGGAGGTGACCAACAATTTTAGGGTGTCGGATCATTTTTTTGTACTgttggagtggtgcaaaaaaaggGTCAGAAAGCTTTGAAGGCCACAATTTcatgttggttgaaggaggctattggttcTGCTTATATTTCTTGCGGTCATCCTGTCCCGgaggggttaagggctcattTGCCATGGtcccaggaggccgcctgggcagagtgtcagataGTGTCTCCAGAGGAGATTTGCCGTGCAGAGACTTGGAAGACCTTGCACACCTTTGCCAGATACTATAGATTGGATGTCCAAGCTCCGGAAGTTGCTGGTTTTGGAGAGGGCATCCTTCGAGCGagactctcacagtcccacccaggttagggaagctttggtacaccccaggagtctggactgatctgggtatgtacagggaaaggaaaattggttcttatctgctaactTTCGTTTCTGTactaccatagatcagtccagagtcccgctcGGATCTGGAGAGTTCGCTCGATCTATCTgtctagtctttttattatctgaagAATGGtaccgtttttttttttgtctggcatTAAAGTTTGTATTATTGTTGACAGTTTGTTTGTTCTTTCCTCTGCTCGTTCGGGGATATCGTATTCATAAGTTGATTGGAACTGTTTTTTCGGTATCAACTTGGGTACATAgtaatactgaggggctgcaggtgctACACCAGGTTATGTGCCGGTGGTTgtgaaaatttctctgtctccatctgctgaaaggtaagcaaaacccaggagtctggactggtctgtggtactacaggaacaaaaatgagcaggtaagaaccagttttcctatcTGCTCTCATATTCACtgtttttgtggggggttttttacaGGGTGAACTGGCAGAACAGGAGTACAGGGATTAGTAAACAGTGGAAGGGGTGAAATGTGTTTTGCAGAGTTCTTGGGATCTAGCATGTATAATAAACACAGAATTTCTGAATTGGATGTACTGAGCTGTTGTAAACCATAGAGAATGGTATAGCGCTATGTAAATTCTCTATGGTTTACACCTAATCGTATACTACTCATCGTCTCCACTTCCTAATAGCTGTTGCTGAGCTATTGTAATACATCACGTGTGATAGTGGTAAACTGGGATTTCTTAATGAAAATAGCTGTAGAGACCCagtctttgtaggttgtgatatgACTTTTTTGTGAATCCTTTTAAAGGTAGCACAGCTTTAAATGTTCCTTTAGAACAATGGGGGAGTTGGAATGGATCCTGGAGTTCAAGAAATTGCACATCCCATATAtgaatatattatttttacaagGACCCAGGGGAGGAAGAGACTGGAAGTGGCGAGTGAAGAGTCTGCTGGGACTTTCTTTTGGCCACATGCCTGCTCCAGGTGTTTGAAACACAACTTACCTTGCCTTTATCATCTTTTTTTGATGTGGTGGGGGTGTTGGGGAAGGTGATTTGTCGAGTTTAGCACCcctaatcattttgaaaagtttacTGCTATGATTCTAACTCATTTAATAGATGGGTCTTTTGAAACAAAGAGATCCAGCTAATCTGCCTAAGCATTGAAGGAAAGAGAGGGCCTTTTCTAAAAACCTTTGTTTTCCGGTTGCTTTTACTTCTTACTTTATTAATTTGATTTCTTTTGCTACTAGTGTTAATGTTAGTATGTCAAGAGTATTCATTTCAGTGAATAATCTGCAGTATAAAACattcaaagcggattacgttcaggtagAGTACGGTATTCATAGCGCTTTCTTAATGTATCTTATAGCTCCagccttgtcttttttttttttgtagtgctgCGCCATGGCGTTCATTGAAAAACTGGATGCACAGTCTTTGAACTTAAGCCAGGAGGAGTTTGATCGTTACATGTCTGGCCAGGCTTCTCCTAAGAAAcaggactgggaaaactggccaCCCGACGCCTGCTTGGGCGTGAGGCAAATGCACAAAAACTTAGACCTGCTATCACAGCTGAACGAGCGGCAAGAGAGGATTGTTCATGAAGCCAGGAAACTTGAAAAAGACCTTATAGACTGGACTGACGGCGTCACCAAGGAAGTTCAAGATATTGTGGAAAAGTATCCACTGGATATCAAACCAAAACCTCTGCCATTGGCAGCAATAGACtcagaaaatgtggaaaatgacAAATTGCCCCCACCTTTACAGCCTCAGGTTTATGCAGGATAAGCTAAGAGTTTGTCAGGAAAGTATTAACATGTGAAAGGACCTAGTAATCTTTATTACGTTGTGCTTCTGGGAAACCGGGACTCGTTTAGGGCTTTAAACAAATCACAGGAATTGAAATTGAAAATCTTTGAAGGTACAGAATCCTTTAAATTTCTAATTAATGGTGGATGATAAACCCTATTTATTTAAGTGCAGCTTTCCACAGGGTTTTTTGGAAAATTGGTCTTTCCTATGGTAAACctatgacttttttcttttttttttttaaacactactCAGAAGGCAGCTGCCCCCTGCAGGCTTCTTCCCTGCCATGGATTATACTTTTTAAATTGCATGACTAGGGTTTAAAAGTTAAAGGCTTTCTTCAGCATGAACAATGCTGGAAGCTTTATGTTCTGTTTTCAACAAATAAGCCCCACCCCCCATAAAAATCTCGTGAGCCTGACAGCCAgcagttcatttttatttttaaatccaaTATCATGTCTAGAGGCAAAGGCAAGCCATTTGCATGTAGGCGGAAAGTTTGGCCCAGTGCTAGCGTTGTATTTACCAGGCAGTGCCACTGCGGCTTAATTCCTACACCACCGCCCTCCCAGTTATACAGAGTTTTCTGGGACACTAACCTGTTTTCTAAATTATATACTTGAGCACAAGGCCATTTGTTCTTGTCCTGAATATTTTCTTGATAACTGATGACTCCCGTGAGCAAGCTCTGGGAGAACCAATCAAGAGTGAAATTGGTCTTTCCCAGTGGCAATCAATTGTCTCTTTCAGCCTGGGCCCCTATATAGTCCATGGCCAGGAACTTCCCTATAAGCACTCCATGCCCCAACTGCTATGATTATTacatgtttctttctttttagctggcagtttcctcctgctccttgggctttcagctcagttggaactagAGCTGGGGTCTGGCACTAGGcactttcattcacaactaccctgggattcccccccccccccccccatcccatcttGTATCCTCTTCCAACTTACattagtctggtcattgcagtgacagtcctgggcCATAAAGCTGGGCTCCTTCAGGAACTCTGGAAATGTGGGCCCTGAATCCACTGCACAATGACATTCCCAGGGGCTCTGaacgctgcctccgcagcatccccagaAGACCTGAACTGGGCATTGACCCCAGATCTTTCCACATGCCAGTGCAGCTTATTTCTAAATAGGTCAAAAGGGTACTGGAAAATGTTAAACCCTAGCCTCAAACCTGCAACCAAGCTGTGTTCAAACCACACTTTTGTGGCTTAAGTGTCAAAATTGCTAGGAATTTTCAGCCACAGTGGAGTGCAGgcccttcatttttgttttgaattaaagAGAGCTTTAACCTTTTAACAGTACTTCCTGTGGTAAAACCTGGCATTTTAAGGTActactgttgtgtgtgtgtgtggttggatTTGTACACACTTATATTTTAAAGAGAGGAATCTGAATTCTTAAGTAAATATGTACAATTGTAAATATGTAAGAAAATATATCATCTGTGCATGATACCTTTTTGTGTGGTGATCTTTATAATATTTGTTCAtggctttttttattttctcaatcAAATTAAAATTAAGCACACATGCAGTTAATCCATTTCAAATCGTTTGATGAGGAAGATTAATCTGGGAGGAGAAATTTAGAACATAAGTACCATCCCAAATTAGACCAGTAGTCCATTGAGCTCAGtgtctgtctccaacagtgcccaatctgctTCACTTGGCAGAAGTAGCTGACAGGTCCTAATGGGGAGATCTATTCCTTGTCAGTCATACCCAGTAGTAAGAGGGCTAATATTTGTTAATAGATCTGTCCAAACACAACTGTATTACTGGCCTTGACTGCATTCTCTGGAACAAATTCCAcaatttttaatttagatttttatattctgcttttcggcacaaagtgtacatcaaaggggattacattcaggtgctgtaggtatttccctatccccacagggcttacaatctaattttgtactcAAGGTCAAGGTCAAGGCAActgaggataaagtgacttgcacaaggagCAACAACgagatttgaaccctgctttctgtggtcatagcccactgctctaaccactaggccagccACTGACTTAAATACTTAAATCTATTTAAGAAGGATTTGTTCTTTTTGTGATTGAAAATGTAATAAGTAGGGGGTGAATTGTCACATTACACCTCTCCCCCTATCAAACTTTAGGGCAAATCCAGACATTAAGATGATTCTTTGAGTAAGAGAAATATAACAAGTTATTTATGCAATTAAGAACTGAATGAAGAAGGTAAAGTTGTAGGTCTCCTCATTAGGGAGCGTGTCTAAAACTGATGCAGTAAAGCCTCAGAGAATCCAGGATGGCCACACCTATAACGAAGAAACCAGATCAGTTGGATTAACAATTTTAAAGAAGGAGAAccttttcttttcattattttttttaaaatccagaatAAGTACTTTTTCCAGTGTGTTACATTTCTAAatgtttagttttcttttaaatgaaaacAGCACATCTCATGAAAGGCATCGCTGATATTAATGTAGCCTCTGTCAGTCTTCATGCAGCATGTGATTAACAAACGATTATATTAACAAGATATTCAAATACTATATATTTTTAGTTGTTTGTTCCAAAGAAAAGTGTTTAGCAGAAAATTTTGTTTTGAGCTCAGCTTAAAGCTGACTGACTGCCCAGTAGGGTCTCTCATCTGTGCTCCCCACCCATGTTTTTAGTGGGTTTTTTCCcctaaaaataaaatctcttaTGTATTTACTTTTTGTTCTATACATTATCTCCCAAATCATTCAATTTACAGCAACCTCATTTTCAGGATAGTAAGATCTATATTaagttagaaaataaaatatcttccTATTAGACTTATGGAATTCGCttttaatattttcagtgtttctAACAGACACTTTTCAAATTTGGCATCCAACAGAGCTCAGCTCACCCATCATCAGTGGATTTCCTTCTCATAAATTAATTTGAAATATCGGAATTCCTCTGAATTGAGACCAAGAGCATCTTATCCACAAAAGCTCTTACGTAATCCGTCACTTTATTTCTGGACTAGGACTGTATCGGGCAAGCAGAGCTGTCCCCTACGCAGGAGTGGATAATTCTGGGCCTTGAGGGCCATCAATCAATCAGGCCTTTTTTGAGGATattcttaatgaatatgcatgagttacaATGTACACTGGCttaattgtatgcaaatgtatcatgCAAAgccattagggatatcttgaaaacccgaccagTTGGtcgcaatgttccctctaatttttggaAGGctatgcatggaaacatttttcttttgtgcaactttttagaagttgagttcaaatttgtgcactacgAGCCACTATAATGCAATGatatcaggatttcttgtgcATGCTGTGTTTTGCTGTGTGTGCATCCACATCCATATGGCTTACAGCAGGGGAtcccaacattttttttggaaGCATGGACCCCTTTTCAAGTTCCAGAAATGTTTGTGGACATCCACATACTTCTTTCATTTTTACTTGAAGTTAGTGCCATATATAGAAAAGTTACTAATGTAATAAAGAAATTCTATTAACTCTAGACTCATTCATAATATGTAAAATGTATTcatgcttactgatataaacaGAATACAT
It encodes:
- the RABGEF1 gene encoding LOW QUALITY PROTEIN: rab5 GDP/GTP exchange factor (The sequence of the model RefSeq protein was modified relative to this genomic sequence to represent the inferred CDS: inserted 1 base in 1 codon; deleted 2 bases in 1 codon; substituted 1 base at 1 genomic stop codon), with protein sequence MSSKPERRGIHVDQSDLLCKKGCGYYGNPAWQGFCSKCWREEYQKARQKQIQEDWELAERLQREEEEAYASSQGAQGAQPSLTFSKFEEKKTNEKTRKVTTVKKFFSASSRTLPKKVVQERALKQGQIGREPKADNILRDLKEILTPSWEPYSPTEESQETKAPSPSLNRQVSIETDRVSKEFIEFLKTYQKAGHDVYKQCKVCLEAMQQKRESSIEEQSEYVQDFYHNTAEKLQSRWKMPSEKVEDVMDQIEKFIMTRTYKHVFCPETTDDEKKDLAVQRRIRALHWVTSQMLCVPVNEDIPEVSDLVVKAITAIIEMDSXACPRDKXACITRCSKHVFSAIKITRNEPASLIDFLPTLTIYVLKANPPQCMSNIQYITRFCPPKQPGSQQHMKTVTGTRSMHSHLFPLLSTFLFKTEVHWLEKEGGLRGPALESLWPMLLALQDGDEELKERGGKLMVKEWDTQETGVKVSLTIDKLYPLPEKTLELLRVPKADASVSAVTKKTSIPVAGAVALKDLQDKKAGGCCAMAFIEKLDAQSLNLSQEEFDRYMSGQASPKKQDWENWPPDACLGVRQMHKNLDLLSQLNERQERIVHEARKLEKDLIDWTDGVTKEVQDIVEKYPLDIKPKPLPLAAIDSENVENDKLPPPLQPQVYAG